The segment CATCGCCGAACAGGGCTTCTCCTCGACCACGGTGGATGAGATCGCCGAGCGGGCGGGTGTCGCGAAGGGCACCGTCTACTACAACTTCGCGAGCAAGAACGTGCTCTTCGAAGAGCTGCTGCGGCACGGCATCGAGATGCTGGCGACGTCCCTCCAGGCGGCCGCCGAGGAGGTGACCGACGGGGGCGGCACCCGGATCGACGCGCTGGACGCGATGATCCGGGCCGGGCTGGACTTCATCTCCCGTTACCCGGCGCTCACCCAGCTCTACGTCGCCGAGCTGTGGCGCACCAACCGGGCCTGGCAGTCGACGCTGATGGTGGTGCGGGAGCGGGCCATCACGGTGGTGGAGGACGTGCTGCGGGAGGCGGTCGCCCGTGAGGAGCTGAGCGAGGAGATCGATATCCCGCTGACCGCCTCGGCGCTGTTCGGGATGGTGCTGGTGGCCGCCCTGGACTGGCAGTCGTACCAGCCGGACCGGTCGCTCGACGATGTGCACGCGGCGCTGTCGCGGCTGCTCCAGGGGAGGATCAGCGGCCGGCCCTCGCAGTGACGGAAGGACGTCCCCCGGAAGCGGAAAGAGGGTGCGCGCCGTAGTGGTCAGCTACGGCGCGCACCCCTTTTCCCTTCCCCCGGAACCCGCACAAAAGGGTGCGCTGCCCTGGCACGGATCGTTCCCCCTTCGATCCGACCAGGACAGCGCTTCCCCCGTTTTCCCCCGTACTCCCCCGTGCGTCCCCCGTGTTCCCCCGTCACGTCCGGGAGCCGCGCCGCTCCGCCGCCCCGTGTCGGCGGTGCGGCGCCGCTTCCCTTCCGTGATCCCTACTCTTCCGTCCGGGCGGGCTCCGGCCCATCCGCGTACCTACTCATCTCGGCGTCTGAGTACGGATACTCAAAACTGAGCACCGACCCCCAGTCGGGGCCTACGATCTGCGGCGTGTCCGTACTTCCCTTGGTGTTCACCAGTGGCTGGGCGAGCGGGATCAACGCCTACGCCGTCGTCCTGCTCCTCGGCCTGCTCGGCGCGACCGGCGTCTCCGATGAGGTGCCCGCGGCGCTGGAGCGCCCGGATGTTCTGATCGTGGCCGGGCTGCTCTTCGTGGTCGAGGCCGTCGCCGACAAGATCCCGTACGTGGACTCGGTCTGGGACACCGTGCACACGGTGATCCGGCCGGTCGCCGGCGGTGTGGTGGCGGCGCTGCTGGCCGGCCACAACGGTTCGCTGCCCGAGCTGGCGGCGGGCGCGGTGGGCGGCTCGACGGCGCTGCTGAGCCATCTGGTCAAGGCGGGCACCCGGATCGCGGTCAACGCCTCGCCGGAGCCGGCCAGCAACATCGTGCTGAGCCTGGCCGAGGATCTGGGGGTCGCGGGGCTCATCGCCTTCGCCCTGTTCCATCCGGTGGCCGCGGCGGTCATCGCGGGGACGCTGCTGGCCGCGGGGATCGCGGTGGTGATCTTCCTGTGGTCGCGGATCCGCCGATTCCTCCAGCGGCGGCGGGAGCGGCGCGCGCAGAAGCGGTCGGCCGTGGCGGCCGGCACGGCACCTCCGGTGACCTGACCTCGGGCTTCCGGCGGCGGGCGGCCGCTGCCGGGAGGGTTTTCCACAGCCGTGCGGGCGTTGTCAGCGGCTCCGGATAAAGTCGCAGGCATGGCACGGATTGCGGTGATCGGCGCCGGGATGGGCGCGATGGCAGCCGCTGCCCGGCTGGCCGTCGCGGGCCACCGGGTGGCGGTGTTCGAGCGCGGCGCGACGCACGGCGGCGCGCTGCGACAACTGGCACGGGACGGCTTCGCCTTCGACACAGGACCCGGACTGCTGCATCTGCCGGCCGTCTACCGCGATCTGTTCCTCAAGACCGGCCGGGAGCCGCTGGAGAGCTGCGTCGAGCTGACCCAGGTCGACCCCGCCGCCCGCCATGTCTTCGCCGACGGCACGGCCGTCTCACTGCCGAACGCCTCACGGGCCGGTGTGCTGGCGGCCCTCGACCAGGCGCTGGGCGCGGGCGCCGGGGAGCGCTGGAGCGACCTGGTGGGCCGCGCCCGCGAGGCCTGGGACGCCACCCGCCGGCCGCTCCTGGAGGAGCCGCTGTGGCCGGACTGGCGGGTGCTGGGGCGCGATCCCTATCCGGCGGTGCGCAAGCGCGGCCTGTTCGGCCGCGGCAAGGGCCCCACGACCGCCACCCTCGCTGAGGTGGCCCGCCGTGAGCTGGCCGATCCCCGGCTGATCGCGCTGCTGGAGAGCCATGCGCTGGCGTACGGCTTCGACCCGCGCAGCGCCCCGGCCAGCGCCGTCGTGCTGCCGTACATGGAGCAGACCTTCGGGAGTTGGTATCCGCGCGGCGGGATGCGGGCACTGGCCGACGCGCTGTACGAGCGCTGTGTGGCGCGCAAGGTGGAGTTCAGTTTCGGCACGGCGGTGACCGGGATCGTGGAGAAGGACGGCCGGGCGGCGGGCGTGGAGCTGGCCGACGGCCGGGTGTCCGAGGCGGAGTTCGTGGTCGCCGGCGTCGATCCGGTGCGGCTCATGGAGCTCTGCCAGGGGCGGGAGCCGTGGGGTGCGGACGACGTCCGCCCCGACCTGGGGCCGGGCGACCGCGCCACCGGACGGCTCACGGTCTGCCTCGCACTGCGTGGGACACGCCCCAAGGAGGCCGCTCATCGGACAGTGGTCCATGCCGCGAACCGCGAGGCCGAGCTGGCGGGTGTGTTCGGCGACGGGTCCGGCCTGCGGACCCCCTGCGACCGGCCCACGGTGACGGTGCTGCGCCCCGACGACCCGGCCACCCGGCCGGACGACGCCCACGAGGCCGTGACCCTGACCGCGACGGTGGCTCCGCACGGCCCGGTCGACTGGACCGACGGTGAGGCCGTGGCGGCCGACGCCGAGCGGATGACAGAGATCGCCGAGGCCGCGGTACCCGGGCTGCGGGAGCGGGTGCTGCGGCGCGAGGTGCTGCCCCCGACGGACGACGCCCTGGTCCCGGGCCCGGCACTGGCCGGCCAGGAGGGCCGCTTCCTGCGACCCGCCAACCGCACCCGGATACCGGGTCTCTACGCGGTCGGCGGCTGGTCACACCCGGGCGGCGGCCCGGCCCACGCCGGCATGTCCGGCGCGATCGTCGCGGGCCTCATCGTCAACGGCGACACCTGGCACGGCTCTACGTAGGCTTCCCACGTTTTCGGCTTTCCCGCCGTGTGGGACCTCGCCGTTTGTGGCCCGCTTGCGCGGGGCCCCCGCCGTGGCGCCTGCGGCGGGCGGGGTCCGCTGCGCGGGGCTGTGGGTGCGGTGACGGGCCTCCGGGGCCTGGTGTGTGGACTGCTTCGCTTTACGTCCACACACCAGGCCCCTCCGGCCCGTCCCCTCCCGTTGGGGAGTGAGTGACGGTGAGTGGGGGCGGGGCCACCCATGCCCATGCCTACGCCGATCCCCACGCCTGTGCCTGTGCTCGTGCCCCTTGCCTGTGTTCAACGAGCCGCACCGGACCACCCGCTGGTCCCCCACCAACGCTTTCCCCATCCCCCAACGGGAGGGGACGGGTCGGAGCGGGTGGGGGTTTCCGGACGTAAAGCGAAGCAGTCCGGAAACCCCCACCCGCGCAGACCCGTCACCGCACCCCAACAGCCCCGCGCAGCGGACCCCGCCCGCCGCAGGCGCAACGGCGAGCAACCACCACGGCGGGAAAGACAAAAGCGTGGGGCTAATAACGATATGGCTGCCCGTCGTACCCCGGCTGCTGGTAGGGCGGATAGGGCTGCTCGGGCGGGAGTTCGGTGTCGCGCTGTTGGGGGACCCAGACGCCGCCGGGCGGGGTCTCGCCGTAGCCCTGGCCGGGGTACGGGCCGAGCGGCTGTCCCTGGCTGTCGTACTGCTGCGCACCGTAGGGCGGTTGGGCGTACGGGTCCGGCTGCTCGTACGGGTCGTAGGGCGCGGCGTACTGCTGGGTGCCGAGGTACGGGTCGGCGTAGGGTGCCTGCCCGGCCTGGCCCGGATTGTCGCCGTAGGCCGCGTAGGGGTCGCCATACGGGTCCTGGGCGGCGGGGCCCTGGCCGTAACTCCCGTCGTACGCATAGCCGTTGCCGTTGGCGTTGGCGGCGGCGCCGTTGTACGCGTCGTAGCCGTAGTCGTTCTGCGGGCCGCGGGCGTCGGGGCTGTAGATGCCGTACTGGCCGGTCTCGTCGGGCATCGGCTGCGGGGCGTAGACGGCGCCGCCGTCGGCCCGGGTGTAGTCGTCCTGGGCGGCGAACGGCTGGGTGGCGTAGGCGTCCTGGTCCTGCTGCGGCTGGTAGGGGTCCTGGCTCCGATAGCCGTCGTCGGCGGGGTAGTTGTAGGAGCCCGGCCCGCCGTAGGAGCCCTGCCCGGCGAACGTGTCCTGCGCGGGAAAAGGGCCCTGGCCGACGATGGTTTCCTGCGCGGCGAAGGCGTCCTGGCTCTGGAAACCGCCCGTGCTGTCGAAGGCGTCGCGGCTCTGGAAGCCGCCGGTGCTCTCGAAGGTGTCCGGGCCGCTATCGGGAGCCGGGGCGGTGCCGCCGGTGGGCGGGACCGCCTCCAAGCCGGAGACCTCCAGGGTCGGTTCGGCGGGCGGCGGCCCGCCC is part of the Streptomyces platensis genome and harbors:
- a CDS encoding TetR/AcrR family transcriptional regulator; this encodes MDSSNSRRDATRRKLFEAAVTLIAEQGFSSTTVDEIAERAGVAKGTVYYNFASKNVLFEELLRHGIEMLATSLQAAAEEVTDGGGTRIDALDAMIRAGLDFISRYPALTQLYVAELWRTNRAWQSTLMVVRERAITVVEDVLREAVAREELSEEIDIPLTASALFGMVLVAALDWQSYQPDRSLDDVHAALSRLLQGRISGRPSQ
- a CDS encoding DUF4126 domain-containing protein, with translation MSVLPLVFTSGWASGINAYAVVLLLGLLGATGVSDEVPAALERPDVLIVAGLLFVVEAVADKIPYVDSVWDTVHTVIRPVAGGVVAALLAGHNGSLPELAAGAVGGSTALLSHLVKAGTRIAVNASPEPASNIVLSLAEDLGVAGLIAFALFHPVAAAVIAGTLLAAGIAVVIFLWSRIRRFLQRRRERRAQKRSAVAAGTAPPVT
- a CDS encoding phytoene desaturase family protein; translated protein: MARIAVIGAGMGAMAAAARLAVAGHRVAVFERGATHGGALRQLARDGFAFDTGPGLLHLPAVYRDLFLKTGREPLESCVELTQVDPAARHVFADGTAVSLPNASRAGVLAALDQALGAGAGERWSDLVGRAREAWDATRRPLLEEPLWPDWRVLGRDPYPAVRKRGLFGRGKGPTTATLAEVARRELADPRLIALLESHALAYGFDPRSAPASAVVLPYMEQTFGSWYPRGGMRALADALYERCVARKVEFSFGTAVTGIVEKDGRAAGVELADGRVSEAEFVVAGVDPVRLMELCQGREPWGADDVRPDLGPGDRATGRLTVCLALRGTRPKEAAHRTVVHAANREAELAGVFGDGSGLRTPCDRPTVTVLRPDDPATRPDDAHEAVTLTATVAPHGPVDWTDGEAVAADAERMTEIAEAAVPGLRERVLRREVLPPTDDALVPGPALAGQEGRFLRPANRTRIPGLYAVGGWSHPGGGPAHAGMSGAIVAGLIVNGDTWHGST